In one window of Bradyrhizobium sp. AZCC 1721 DNA:
- a CDS encoding PQQ-dependent dehydrogenase, methanol/ethanol family, with protein MTRLPRVDSDCLLFPEIAVTSRRPARLAQAVIAIGLGLTLGCSSALAQTPAKGSPEHIKAVTSAVDGASIKANTATSSDWPTIGLDYAETRFSKLNQINADNVKKLGLVWSYPLESSRGVEATPVVVDGVMYQTASWSVVHAIDARTGKRLWTYDPKVDRTKGYKGCCDVVNRGVALWKGKVFVGAYDGRLIALDAVTGKVVWEKDTLIDKEHSYTITGAPRVFNGKVVIGNGGAEYGARGYVAAYDAETGNQAWRWFTVPGDPSKPFEDESMAAAAKTWDPAGKYWINGGGGTAWDTITFDPDLNLVYIGTGNGSPWNRDVRSPSGGDNLYLASLVALNADTGKYVWHYQETPGDHWDYTSTQPMILADLTIDGTPRKVILHAPKNGFFFVVDRTNGKFISAKNFVDVNWATGYDANGRPIEVKEARGREQYDSIPGPYGAHNWHPMSFNPQTGLVYLPAQNIPVNLTPETAFKHNAQEPGKFASAAGWNLGFMLNATPPKSAPFGRLLAWDPVKQKEAWRAEYVAPWNGGTLTTAGNLVFQGTADGRFIAYNATTGEKLWEAPVGTGVVAAASTYLVDGKQYVSIAVGWGGVFGIAARATELQSPGTVYTFAIDGKAPPPAFVKYQTEGLLAGVKYDPKDVPEGTALYVTACAQCHGVPGVDKGGNVRNLGYVSKETIENLKNFVFKGPFHDQGMPDFTGKLTEADVVKIQAFIQGTADAIRPK; from the coding sequence ATGACACGTTTGCCGCGCGTTGATTCCGATTGCCTTTTATTTCCTGAAATTGCCGTTACTTCCCGTCGGCCGGCGCGCCTTGCGCAGGCCGTGATCGCAATCGGGCTGGGCCTGACGCTGGGCTGCAGCTCCGCCCTTGCGCAGACACCCGCCAAGGGATCGCCCGAGCACATCAAGGCGGTTACCTCGGCGGTCGACGGCGCATCGATCAAGGCCAACACCGCGACCTCGAGCGACTGGCCGACCATCGGCCTCGACTATGCCGAGACGCGCTTTTCCAAGCTCAACCAGATCAACGCCGACAACGTGAAGAAGCTCGGGCTGGTGTGGAGCTATCCGCTGGAATCCTCCCGCGGCGTCGAGGCGACGCCGGTCGTTGTCGACGGCGTCATGTATCAGACCGCGTCCTGGAGCGTGGTGCACGCCATCGATGCCCGCACCGGCAAGCGGCTCTGGACGTACGATCCGAAGGTCGATCGCACAAAGGGCTACAAAGGCTGCTGCGACGTGGTCAATCGCGGCGTCGCGCTCTGGAAAGGCAAGGTGTTCGTCGGCGCCTATGACGGGCGGCTGATCGCGCTCGATGCCGTCACCGGCAAAGTGGTCTGGGAAAAGGACACGCTGATCGACAAGGAGCATTCCTACACCATCACCGGCGCGCCGCGCGTGTTCAACGGCAAGGTCGTGATCGGCAATGGCGGCGCGGAATACGGCGCCCGCGGCTACGTCGCCGCTTACGACGCCGAAACCGGCAATCAGGCCTGGCGCTGGTTCACGGTACCGGGCGATCCGTCAAAACCGTTCGAAGATGAATCAATGGCGGCTGCCGCCAAGACCTGGGACCCCGCCGGTAAATACTGGATCAACGGCGGCGGCGGAACGGCGTGGGATACCATCACCTTCGATCCGGACCTCAACCTCGTCTATATCGGCACCGGCAACGGCTCACCGTGGAATCGGGATGTGCGCAGCCCATCCGGCGGCGACAACCTCTATCTGGCCTCGCTGGTCGCGCTGAACGCCGACACCGGAAAATACGTCTGGCACTATCAGGAGACGCCCGGCGACCACTGGGACTACACCTCCACCCAGCCGATGATCCTCGCCGACCTCACCATCGATGGCACGCCGCGCAAGGTGATCCTGCACGCGCCGAAGAACGGCTTCTTCTTCGTCGTCGACCGCACCAACGGCAAGTTCATCTCGGCCAAGAACTTCGTTGATGTGAACTGGGCGACCGGCTACGACGCCAACGGCCGGCCGATCGAGGTGAAGGAGGCGCGCGGGAGGGAACAGTATGACAGCATCCCGGGCCCGTACGGCGCCCATAACTGGCATCCGATGTCGTTCAATCCGCAGACCGGGCTCGTCTATCTGCCGGCGCAGAACATTCCGGTGAACCTGACGCCGGAAACGGCGTTCAAGCACAACGCGCAGGAGCCCGGCAAATTCGCTTCTGCGGCGGGCTGGAACCTTGGCTTCATGCTCAACGCGACGCCGCCGAAGAGCGCGCCGTTCGGCCGCCTGCTCGCGTGGGATCCGGTGAAGCAGAAGGAAGCCTGGCGCGCGGAATATGTAGCGCCGTGGAACGGCGGCACGCTCACCACCGCGGGCAACCTCGTTTTCCAGGGCACGGCGGACGGCCGCTTCATCGCCTACAACGCCACGACGGGCGAAAAGCTCTGGGAGGCGCCGGTCGGTACCGGCGTGGTTGCGGCCGCCTCGACCTATCTGGTCGACGGCAAGCAGTATGTCTCAATCGCGGTCGGCTGGGGCGGCGTGTTCGGAATTGCCGCCCGCGCCACCGAACTGCAGAGCCCTGGCACGGTCTATACCTTCGCGATCGATGGCAAAGCGCCACCGCCGGCCTTCGTGAAGTACCAGACCGAAGGCCTGCTCGCCGGCGTCAAGTACGATCCGAAGGACGTTCCAGAAGGCACTGCGCTCTATGTCACCGCCTGCGCGCAATGCCACGGCGTGCCCGGCGTCGACAAGGGCGGCAATGTCAGGAACCTCGGCTACGTTTCCAAGGAGACCATCGAGAACCTGAAGAACTTCGTGTTCAAGGGCCCGTTCCACGATCAGGGCATGCCTGACTTCACCGGCAAGCTGACCGAAGCCGACGTGGTGAAGATCCAGGCCTTTATCCAAGGCACCGCGGACGCGATAAGGCCGAAGTGA
- a CDS encoding transglutaminase-like cysteine peptidase, which produces MGLSVYARAWRAGIVACGLAWFGPVDLRAETGEPSAPVEMIQRSAEPFGLAASSLTSGGLRDKWLGVQRRLDDEMVQLALCEGDRDGCVSPAALKFLDIVDAARLREGRARLGEINRAVNLAIRPMSDLAEHGQIDVWTPPLATLARGGGDCEDYAIAKFMALRRAGLAPDDLRIVVLHDTIRGEDHAVAAARLEGRWLTLDNRRMAMVEDVDVRNFQPTFVIGQHGVMRYADAPLLADASGNKLAAPLVLSSLAAPPTGHSNVPME; this is translated from the coding sequence ATGGGGTTGTCAGTCTACGCGCGCGCATGGCGCGCGGGCATCGTCGCGTGCGGCCTGGCCTGGTTCGGGCCTGTCGACCTGCGCGCGGAGACGGGCGAGCCATCCGCGCCGGTGGAGATGATCCAGCGGTCGGCCGAGCCGTTCGGACTTGCCGCATCTTCCCTCACCAGCGGCGGACTGCGCGACAAATGGCTTGGCGTGCAGCGCCGGCTCGACGACGAAATGGTGCAGCTTGCGCTCTGCGAAGGTGACCGTGACGGCTGCGTGTCTCCGGCCGCGCTGAAATTCCTCGACATTGTCGACGCCGCGCGCTTGCGCGAAGGCCGCGCGCGGCTCGGCGAAATCAACCGCGCCGTCAATCTCGCCATCCGGCCGATGAGCGATCTCGCCGAGCACGGCCAGATCGACGTCTGGACGCCACCGCTCGCAACGCTCGCGCGCGGCGGCGGCGACTGCGAGGATTATGCGATCGCGAAATTCATGGCCTTGCGCCGCGCCGGCCTCGCGCCCGACGATCTCAGGATCGTGGTACTGCACGATACCATCCGCGGCGAGGACCATGCGGTGGCTGCCGCGCGGCTGGAGGGGCGCTGGTTGACGCTCGATAACCGCCGCATGGCGATGGTCGAGGACGTCGACGTTAGAAACTTTCAGCCGACATTCGTGATCGGTCAGCACGGCGTGATGCGATATGCCGATGCTCCGCTGCTCGCCGACGCCTCGGGCAATAAGCTTGCGGCTCCGCTTGTCTTGAGCTCTCTGGCCGCTCCGCCGACCGGTCATTCGAACGTGCCAATGGAATGA
- a CDS encoding HD-GYP domain-containing protein, producing the protein MFVHVLADDAAKLSDLCGILDRRVRIAAERLDVDANLSQAPHAVVVCADLRVVRNIAALKKRSVRMAKVPKRIFLVEEPSHVCISQAYALGATLVVPSTINQSKLLAALADPADPERASPPGAPQQDNAVEVAAAAIGSMFTAASLGEPIDVIGTKEAGKKIADRITERGLTEWLTTVRRHHEGTYQHCLLVTGVAIDFGLSLGLRRTDLERLHSAAMFHDIGKATIPLAILDKPGRLDAEERALIESHPVAGYDFLKAQTGISAEILDAVRHHHEYLDGSGYPDALCAESIPDIVRVLTISDIFAALIEHRHYKPTMPRAEAYGILSRMQGKLERALVAAFKEVALSR; encoded by the coding sequence ATGTTTGTGCATGTTCTGGCGGATGATGCCGCCAAGTTGTCCGACCTTTGCGGCATTCTTGACCGCAGAGTTCGCATAGCAGCGGAACGGCTCGACGTCGACGCAAATCTCTCGCAGGCGCCTCACGCGGTGGTTGTCTGCGCCGATCTACGTGTCGTCAGAAACATCGCGGCGCTCAAGAAGAGGAGTGTCCGCATGGCCAAGGTCCCAAAGCGTATATTCCTTGTCGAAGAACCATCTCACGTCTGCATCTCGCAGGCCTATGCGCTGGGAGCGACGCTCGTTGTACCGAGCACAATCAACCAGTCCAAATTGCTCGCTGCATTAGCCGATCCGGCCGACCCGGAACGCGCCTCTCCACCCGGGGCGCCGCAGCAAGACAACGCGGTTGAGGTCGCGGCTGCCGCCATTGGATCGATGTTCACCGCGGCGTCGTTGGGCGAGCCGATAGATGTGATCGGGACGAAAGAAGCTGGCAAGAAAATCGCCGATCGCATCACAGAGCGCGGGCTCACTGAATGGCTCACGACGGTGCGGCGCCATCACGAGGGGACCTACCAGCACTGCCTCCTCGTAACCGGCGTGGCCATTGACTTTGGGCTCAGCCTGGGACTGCGGAGAACCGATCTTGAGCGGCTGCACTCTGCCGCCATGTTTCATGATATCGGCAAAGCAACCATCCCGCTGGCGATCCTGGACAAGCCCGGACGGCTGGACGCCGAGGAGCGCGCACTTATCGAGAGCCATCCGGTGGCTGGATACGATTTTCTCAAAGCCCAGACAGGTATTTCCGCCGAGATCCTGGATGCTGTCCGGCATCATCACGAGTATCTCGATGGCAGCGGATATCCGGATGCGCTCTGTGCCGAGAGTATCCCCGATATCGTTCGCGTGCTGACCATTTCCGATATCTTCGCCGCGCTGATTGAGCATCGGCACTACAAGCCCACCATGCCCCGGGCGGAGGCATACGGCATTCTGTCCAGGATGCAGGGAAAGTTGGAACGGGCCCTCGTGGCGGCGTTCAAGGAGGTCGCACTGAGCAGGTAG